CCCTAACCGCTGCAAACGAACATTATCTCTTTTCGCTATTAGATCTTGCGGTGGAGCAAGAGATACCTCGCTTTTACGTCTCTCATTTAGTCTACAGCGGCCGAGCGAAATCCTATGCCCGCTATGACCTCGACAATGATCGCAGTAGACAAATTACCTCATTGCTTTTTAAGCGCGCAGTGGATTTGTTAGACCAAGGCAAGAAAATTTCCATCGTCACCGGCGGCAACGATGTAGATGGAGTGTTGCTTTACAAATTTGTCTGGGAGCAGTTTGGCAAAGAACGCGCGGAGTTAATCTATGGCCTCCTTACCCAGCGCGGAGGAAACAGCGCCGGAGAAAAGATTATTAATATCGACCACAAGGGCAATGTCCATCCCGATCAATTTTGGCAGACTACTGATTGCGGCAATATTTTAGATAAATCACTCTCCGAGATACTAAAGTCTCCCTTAATCGAAAGACTACGCGAGCGCGAAAAATATCTAACCGGCAAGTGCAAGGGCTGCATATTTATAAAACTCTGTCGTGGCTCGCACCGCGAGCGAGCTTTGGCGGCAACCGGCGATATGTGGGCGCCCGATCCAGCGTGCTATCTAAGCGAAGATGAAATTTCTTTACCAAACTCAACTAGCCTAATTGATTTTAGCGGGGCAAGTTTATGAAAAAGATTATCGGTGCGATTTTGCTGGCACTAATATGCTGTGCGCAAATTGCCTTGGCCGACAGTAATTTTTCCGGAATTGGCAAGTT
The window above is part of the Deltaproteobacteria bacterium genome. Proteins encoded here:
- a CDS encoding radical SAM protein — encoded protein: MLQISELLRSAIATNSVNNIDVAQQLRDQAKSRFLENQPPVVVWNVNHSCNMTCPHCYASAKLKPEFDGVSTEEALSIIDKLHHDGINIIIFSGGEPLMRSDLIELIRYATAKRLSCHLSTNGTLITPPMAASLKSAGIRYVGVSLDGLEEFNDKHRGLKGGFKLAWEGILNAKNAGLATGLRMTLTAANEHYLFSLLDLAVEQEIPRFYVSHLVYSGRAKSYARYDLDNDRSRQITSLLFKRAVDLLDQGKKISIVTGGNDVDGVLLYKFVWEQFGKERAELIYGLLTQRGGNSAGEKIINIDHKGNVHPDQFWQTTDCGNILDKSLSEILKSPLIERLREREKYLTGKCKGCIFIKLCRGSHRERALAATGDMWAPDPACYLSEDEISLPNSTSLIDFSGASL